The Elusimicrobiota bacterium sequence CGCGGAGAAGTTCTTCGGTGACGAGCCCCTCCCAAGAGGCTCCCATTCGAGGATGGGCCATGAGCGAAGCGAGATCATTCACCCGAATGAAGTGATGGAGAATGCCGGTGTCTCGAAGGAAGCCTTTCGGATGCTTCACCAGGCGGCGGAGGGGCCCCTTGCCATAAGCGGGGAGATTTCGCCAAAGATAAGAACCTTCCGCAATCCCCAAATACTCCTGGGCCGTCACGGAAGAGATGCCCAGCGCCCGCCCCAAGTCGGCACAGTTCACGATCGACCCCGAAAATCCCGCCAACTGTTGAGAAAACAGTCGAAATTTGGCCTGGTTCAATCCCGGAAATAGCCGCGCCACATCCCGTTGAATATAGGTCTGAAAATAATTTTCCATCCAAGCCGTCCGAAAGGCCGCCCCGCGTCTCACCCACGGCTCGGGATACCCCCCCTTTAACCAATAGGAGTGAATTTGCGAAAGGGTGAGCCGGGGCTTCAGAGATTCGAAATCTTGTGCCGTGACCTTCCCACCCTTCAACAACGAAGCCAATGGCGGCCGTTGCCCTCCATAGGCCTCCAGGCAGGAGAGGGGCGCCATCTCAATGATCGCCACGCGCCCGGCCAGAGTTTCCGAAATATTACGAACGAGCGCGGGAGAGCTGGACCCCGTTATAACAAACCGCCCCCGCTCCCTTCGGTGCTCGTCAATGGCCACGCGCAACGCGCTAAAAACCGGCGGATGAACCTGAGCCTCATCCAAGGCCACCTGCCGGGGATTCAGCCGAAAGAAAAGGTCCGGATCGCGGGAGATCACCTCGAAATCGGCCGACCGTTCCAAGTCGAACCGCCGCCACGGCTTTCGCAGACTCTCAAGGAGGGTGGTTTTTCCGCACTGCCGCGGCCCGAGCACCGCCACGCAAGGGAACTGTTTGAGGCGATCCAAAAGAAGCCGCTCGTAGGCTCTTTTCATATGTCTAATTATTAAACATTATGTTTAATAATTCAATCTATCGGTTTACCCACCGACCGGATATGCGCATAGGTCTTGGCCAATCCGTCAGCCAACCCCACCGTCGGTTTCCAACCCAACACCCGCGCCGCTTTGGAGATATTCAAAACGCTTCGAAAAAGTTCCCCCGGCCGGGCGGGTTTGGGCTCAAACGATGAAGGCCCCGGATGGCAAGACCTCAAGACTTTAAACAAACGGTGAACGTCCGTGGGTTTCCCCGTTCCGATATTAATGGATTCCCCTTCCCCCTTGGAGAGCGCCGCCACATTCGCGCGAACCACGTCGCTCACATAAACATAGTCCCTCATTTGTCGTCCGTTCCCGTATATAAACGCCGGCTCTCCCGCCAGCAGTCGATGACAAAAAATGGCCACCACGCCCGCTTCCCCGTGGGGGTCCTGGCGGGGCCCGTAAACATTCCCATATCGCAAAACGGTGAACGGCAATCCGTGCAGGGCGCGATAGGTCCGCAGGTAATGTTCCCCCGCCAATTTCGTGACCCCGTAGGGAGAAAGGGGCCGGGGCGGATCGCTTTCGATCGCCGGACGACGGCACTCCCCATAATAAGTCCCGCCCGATGCCGCGAAAATAAATTTCTTAACCCCATGGGCCCGCGATAATTCCAAAAGATTCAAAAGCCCCAACACGTTCACCCGCGCATCGAACAACGGGTCCGCCACGCTTCGCCGAACATCCATCTGGGCCGCATGATGATTCACCACATCGAATTTCTCTTTCCTAAACAGGCGAACCAATCCCGCACCTTGAATATCCGCTTTGACGAACCGGGCCTCGGAATTGAGGTTGGCCTTCTTTCCTGAGGAAAGGTTGTCCACCACCGTCACCCGGTGCCCCGCCCCCACATAAGCGTCCACCACGTGAGACCCAATAAACCCCGCCCCCCCGGTCACCAAAACCCGCATCAATAGGCTCCTTGCCGGCCAAACACCGTGGGGATTGTTTTCAGCAAAATCTTCAGGTCCAACCCGGGCGACCAATGCTCGATGTAAAAGACGTCGAGTTCGATCATCTCCTCGTAGGACAGTTGCGCCCGGCCGCTCACCTGCCAGAGCCCGGAGATGCCCGGGAGCACGTTCAGTCGTTTCCGCGCCCACTCGTCGTTGGATTCCGCTTCCTTGGGCAATTGGGGGCGGGGTCCCACCAGGCTCATGTCCCCCGCAAGGACATTGAAAAGTTGCGGGATTTCGTCCACGCTCAATCGCCGAATCCAACGGCCCACCCGGGTGATGCGGGGATCCTTCTTGATTTTAAAAAGAGGGCCGGGTCTTTCATTTAAATGGCGCAACTCCTCCAAACGGTCTTCCGCGTCGGTGCTCATGGATCGAAATTTGAAGATCTTAAAATTTTTTCCCTTGTATCCCACCCTCTCCTGCCGAAAGAAAACCGGCCCGGGAGAATCCAACTTGATGAGAATGGCCAAGAGCGCCAGCGGAACCGCTCCGACCACCAGCAGGCCTACCGAGACAAACAAGTCAAAAGTTCTTTTATAAACATAGGTCCATCCGTGAAGAGAAACCGATTTGACTTGAAACGTCGGGAGCCCCAAGGACTCATCCAAAATCAACTCCCCCATGCGGAGTTCCAAGATATCGGGAACGATGCGAAAAATCACACCGGCTTCTTCGCTGATCTCGGCCATGGCGACCAAGTCGGAGGAGACAAATCAGGATCCCCACGTAGACTTC is a genomic window containing:
- a CDS encoding NAD-dependent epimerase/dehydratase family protein yields the protein MRVLVTGGAGFIGSHVVDAYVGAGHRVTVVDNLSSGKKANLNSEARFVKADIQGAGLVRLFRKEKFDVVNHHAAQMDVRRSVADPLFDARVNVLGLLNLLELSRAHGVKKFIFAASGGTYYGECRRPAIESDPPRPLSPYGVTKLAGEHYLRTYRALHGLPFTVLRYGNVYGPRQDPHGEAGVVAIFCHRLLAGEPAFIYGNGRQMRDYVYVSDVVRANVAALSKGEGESINIGTGKPTDVHRLFKVLRSCHPGPSSFEPKPARPGELFRSVLNISKAARVLGWKPTVGLADGLAKTYAHIRSVGKPID
- a CDS encoding ATP-binding protein, giving the protein MKRAYERLLLDRLKQFPCVAVLGPRQCGKTTLLESLRKPWRRFDLERSADFEVISRDPDLFFRLNPRQVALDEAQVHPPVFSALRVAIDEHRRERGRFVITGSSSPALVRNISETLAGRVAIIEMAPLSCLEAYGGQRPPLASLLKGGKVTAQDFESLKPRLTLSQIHSYWLKGGYPEPWVRRGAAFRTAWMENYFQTYIQRDVARLFPGLNQAKFRLFSQQLAGFSGSIVNCADLGRALGISSVTAQEYLGIAEGSYLWRNLPAYGKGPLRRLVKHPKGFLRDTGILHHFIRVNDLASLMAHPRMGASWEGLVTEELLRGLAMEGVPHEAYYYRTYAGGEVDLVLEGNFGTVPIEIKHAQTLTHYDLRSLTDFVQEHKCEWGLVVHNGAEVRRLTERIVSIPFACL
- a CDS encoding exopolysaccharide biosynthesis polyprenyl glycosylphosphotransferase — protein: MAEISEEAGVIFRIVPDILELRMGELILDESLGLPTFQVKSVSLHGWTYVYKRTFDLFVSVGLLVVGAVPLALLAILIKLDSPGPVFFRQERVGYKGKNFKIFKFRSMSTDAEDRLEELRHLNERPGPLFKIKKDPRITRVGRWIRRLSVDEIPQLFNVLAGDMSLVGPRPQLPKEAESNDEWARKRLNVLPGISGLWQVSGRAQLSYEEMIELDVFYIEHWSPGLDLKILLKTIPTVFGRQGAY